In the genome of Tropicibacter oceani, one region contains:
- a CDS encoding DUF350 domain-containing protein: MDLFSAIQLAEVFSTIFYTVLGVVLMGIFWWIINIMTPFSVIKEIEEDQNTSLAILIGSVFVALSIIIAAVILS; this comes from the coding sequence ATGGATCTGTTTTCAGCAATTCAGCTGGCCGAAGTGTTCAGCACCATCTTTTACACGGTCCTCGGGGTGGTCCTGATGGGCATCTTCTGGTGGATCATCAACATCATGACGCCGTTCTCGGTGATCAAGGAAATCGAGGAAGACCAGAACACCTCGCTTGCGATCCTGATCGGGTCGGTCTTTGTCGCCCTGTCCATCATCATCGCGGCCGTGATCCTGTCGTGA